A region of the Deltaproteobacteria bacterium HGW-Deltaproteobacteria-6 genome:
CTTTCGTATCTTCAACATGTTTCTTCTTTTCCCACATACTTTTCTCCTTATGATTCCGAATAAAAAACAGATCAGCGTTGCAAGATAAATCTGCGCACGCTGACGTTCATTAACAACCCTATCGCGGCCAGCAATGACACTATCGCTGAACCGCCGTAACTTAAAAAGGGCAATGGAATGCCGACAACCGGCAGCATACCCAAGACCATTCCCATGTTGATCACCACCTGCCAGGCAATCAGTACGGTAATGCCAAATGCCAGTATCGTGCCCAATAAATCTTTTGAATGCAAGGCAATTTTCAACCCCCAGATGATCAAGGATATAAACATCATCATCAGGATCAAACCGCCGACAAATCCCCACTCTTCCGCAAACACGGAAAAAACGAAATCCGTCTGCTGTTCCGGTAAAAACTTCAGCTGGGTTTGTGAACCTTTTAAAAATCCCTTGCCCAGAAATCCTCCGGAACCTATGGCGATCATGGATTGGATAATATGGTAGCCCGTACCCAAGGGATCAATCTCGGGCGAAAGAAAAGTCAGTAATCTGTCTTTTTGATAATCTTTTAAAAAGAACCAGGCCATGGGCAACATCACTAAAATACTGACAGCGGTTATCAACAGGGACTTCCAGTTCATTCCGATAAAAAGAACAATCGAAGCGGCAACAATGACGATCATCAATGCCGTCCCTAAATCCGGTTGTTTCAAGATCAGGACACAGGGAAACAACACCATCACGGCAGGAACAAACAGTTCCCGCAACAGATAGGGCTCGTTAGATTTATGATCATCAAAATATCTGGCCAGAACAATAATAACACTCACCTTCATTAATTCGGAAGGTTGAAATAAAACGAATCCGAAGGATATCCACCTTTGCGCGCCATTGGCCGTATGACCGAATAAAGCAACAACAATCAGGGATAGAACGGAAATCGCATAAATAATATATGCAGCCTGATTGATGGCCCGGTAATCAATTAAAAAAGTAATCATCATTAAAAAAAGACCGAACAGAATCCATTGAAGTTGCTTTAAGTAAAGGGGTGATTGATTATCGCTGAGACTAAAGCCGGTGGAATAAATATTAATAATGCCAATGGCACAAATAGCCAGCACCAACCCACACAGAGTCCAGTCAAAATTCTGAAATATACGGCGATCGTATTTAAAAAAAATCATTTTCTTCCTTAATAAGAATCCTTCCTTGAACGATAAACATGAAATACGTAATCAGTCTTCCGGCTGACCGGCCGGCTGAATTTTTGCGGCAACCTTAACCGCTTTTTCTTTTTTCCTGGCATCAAAGTAAGCGTTCAGAATTTTACGGGCAATCGGAGCGGCAACCGCACCGCCGCCGCCGGCATTTTCAGCAATCACCGCCACGGCGATTTCCGGACTTTTCATCGGAGCATAGCCGACAAATAAGGCGTGGTCTTTATGAAATGCGGTAATTTTTTGTGTACGGCGCGCCTTCTCATTCTGCGGCAATCCCACCACCTGCGACGTTCCGGTTTTACCGCAAACGTCTGCAGAAGGCCTGCGCGCAGCAGCTCCGGTGCCTCCCGGTTCATTGACAACACCCCAAAGTCCGTGGCTGAGCACTGATATCGTCTGCGGACTTAACTTTAATTCGCCTTTTTTCTCCGGCAGATATTCTTTAACAACGGTTCTATCGGACAACTCAATTCGCTGAATA
Encoded here:
- a CDS encoding rod shape-determining protein RodA yields the protein MIFFKYDRRIFQNFDWTLCGLVLAICAIGIINIYSTGFSLSDNQSPLYLKQLQWILFGLFLMMITFLIDYRAINQAAYIIYAISVLSLIVVALFGHTANGAQRWISFGFVLFQPSELMKVSVIIVLARYFDDHKSNEPYLLRELFVPAVMVLFPCVLILKQPDLGTALMIVIVAASIVLFIGMNWKSLLITAVSILVMLPMAWFFLKDYQKDRLLTFLSPEIDPLGTGYHIIQSMIAIGSGGFLGKGFLKGSQTQLKFLPEQQTDFVFSVFAEEWGFVGGLILMMMFISLIIWGLKIALHSKDLLGTILAFGITVLIAWQVVINMGMVLGMLPVVGIPLPFLSYGGSAIVSLLAAIGLLMNVSVRRFILQR